From Rutidosis leptorrhynchoides isolate AG116_Rl617_1_P2 chromosome 3, CSIRO_AGI_Rlap_v1, whole genome shotgun sequence, a single genomic window includes:
- the LOC139899427 gene encoding protein ENHANCER OF LHP1 1-like isoform X1, whose amino-acid sequence MLEFKVYNIANQTQPIRGGLSLTPGSCLTRFGFSEEGQLSSYDPMGVLRVFNNQFGGSWVPRFRDKEPNVKGNKAKKNIIGTWFILLLDATHLLLNTNFRKR is encoded by the exons ATGTTAGAGTTTAAAGTGTATAATATTGCTAATCAGACCCAACCCATTAGAGGTGGATTGTCGTTGACACCTGGTTCGTGTTTAACACGGTTCGGTTTTAGTGAAGAAGGTCAACTAAGTTCATATGATCCCATG GGTGTTCTTCGTGTATTCAATAATCAGTTTGGTGGTAGCTGGGTCCCACGCTTTAG GGATAAAGAACCAAACGTAAAAGGAAACAAGGCAAAAAAAAATATCATCGGAACATGGTTTATTTTGCTTTTAGACGCAACTCATCTTCTTCTGAATACCAATTTCAG AAAAAGATAG
- the LOC139899427 gene encoding protein ENHANCER OF LHP1 1-like isoform X2 produces the protein MLEFKVYNIANQTQPIRGGLSLTPGSCLTRFGFSEEGQLSSYDPMGVLRVFNNQFGGSWVPRFRDKEPNVKGNKAKKNIIGTWFILLLDATHLLLNTNFR, from the exons ATGTTAGAGTTTAAAGTGTATAATATTGCTAATCAGACCCAACCCATTAGAGGTGGATTGTCGTTGACACCTGGTTCGTGTTTAACACGGTTCGGTTTTAGTGAAGAAGGTCAACTAAGTTCATATGATCCCATG GGTGTTCTTCGTGTATTCAATAATCAGTTTGGTGGTAGCTGGGTCCCACGCTTTAG GGATAAAGAACCAAACGTAAAAGGAAACAAGGCAAAAAAAAATATCATCGGAACATGGTTTATTTTGCTTTTAGACGCAACTCATCTTCTTCTGAATACCAATTTCAG GTAG